The Halorussus lipolyticus genome includes a region encoding these proteins:
- a CDS encoding DUF6339 family protein, whose translation MTETELHRLTEDGRRLVGESFMKGEATLTDEQLSEYVEPMPGHPTADLDRIDSAVEQVLTEYPEYDTDIDGALAEEIYCGLDITRRTAGDPGLWHWLAVVRYPDLVRHRWEYRSEEAMREKFLGAGSDLYSNAIHRLWWIAELTSHGDDYSTTDAVFANQTMVNKVFDRWFARYQPAVRAMCDELEDEPSRVIDETTRRFNHALTNVQLEGLSENEAREMIREIVAESR comes from the coding sequence GTGACCGAGACAGAATTACACCGACTGACCGAAGACGGACGCCGCCTCGTTGGTGAATCGTTCATGAAAGGCGAGGCGACGCTCACTGACGAACAACTGAGCGAATACGTGGAGCCCATGCCGGGTCATCCGACGGCCGATCTTGATAGGATCGACTCGGCGGTAGAGCAAGTGCTTACGGAGTATCCCGAGTACGACACAGATATAGACGGCGCACTCGCCGAAGAGATTTACTGTGGTCTCGACATCACGAGACGAACCGCTGGCGATCCGGGCCTCTGGCACTGGCTTGCGGTCGTCCGGTATCCTGATCTCGTTCGGCACCGTTGGGAGTATCGTTCCGAGGAGGCGATGAGGGAGAAGTTCCTCGGTGCAGGCTCCGACTTGTACTCAAACGCCATCCACCGACTCTGGTGGATCGCAGAGCTCACTTCGCATGGCGACGATTATTCAACGACTGACGCGGTCTTTGCCAACCAGACGATGGTAAACAAGGTGTTTGACCGCTGGTTCGCGCGCTACCAACCCGCTGTTCGAGCCATGTGTGACGAACTTGAAGACGAACCGTCGCGTGTCATAGACGAGACGACACGGCGGTTCAATCACGCACTGACGAACGTGCAGCTTGAAGGACTGTCAGAGAACGAGGCACGAGAGATGATTAGAGAGATTGTTGCCGAATCTCGGTGA
- a CDS encoding helicase-related protein has translation MTLGSYFTDGSKHLNEDPSDLPTWASEAYLDRERLGQFLTERVLQCASGTGTRDGDEFATADLPSDQLFAGTLAPSEEANNSGMSDKMAEKLIPSALQATFRLPDVRGNTLTVELSGHVYCRVFPTLEQQFESAHVSVSEDDDEQSSSGSSEAELLKVYRRIEFGSDPITIDLPSEGQISAREVVSGEIEEAVVDELVEKLEQRVHEIDEDPDEPTVWRAGRSLGDPSAIELSDLPGAPADATLEYDEYSGNYQLPPSLLRVKDEREQREVLTTVVDRIVDRAGGPFVPPWDVTVDCEFTEDDEDVRGELTVENSSKPNPGDLDDDHRDYRKGVDVYDTTLFDVEATIRVAGCEFMDFTFERLEEDFRYDRHLPGHGTNCTVTRVDSQTLETSYLPTYRQGRYETRDPESFDPPLDTTFETLTDVRGDGLEELENIAERMWEYESQRYDECFREYEEQGDFRESDREAFAEDRESFRDEIRRFERGIECLQWDKTEGDGYIVDAFEAMNQTFIEKVTGDDGTKEYNSWRLFQLVFILRVLPDIASREYDEWSDVPWRDGADAENFSGEPMEALDLVDILWFPTGGGKTEAYLGLAIFTAFFDRKRGKRYGVSAWTRFPLRLLSLQQTQRITELLTNAEIIRLQDSDINGPGFLPFSLGYLVGSKNTPNKVSNYAKYGDDDAYLSEFHKYTGGEENADDREEIKVIPSCPVCGADVKIRATDDLRLAHVCTNEPSECAYQQRPRESGDYQIFARDELPVHIVDNELYRYAPTMIVGTIDKITAVGYERKSAHVYAGKMTHWCPDHGFASFGECTEKYGCQENYGGDNPKDGSHMEPLSKTPFGEPYDAAPGLQIQDELHLLEESLGTFDSHFETFTDAFQHYNGEQRTKIIGATATIEEYEDQARELYLRKAERFPAQGPKLGENFYATTQDSTRRQFAGVMPHGETHINAVIMLNFYYLREFERFREYVEDADDPVTEIEELGFTTVETNDDLLNLLDVYQTCLTYTISKRDKNRYRNSMDGQIAGYLRELGLPEPRIEELTGDTPFDEVETILNGLEDPPADPTERTNVIAATNMISHGVDIDRFNFMVFFGMPRQTAEYIQSSSRAGRRHPGSIVMCFNPARERDQSHYHLFEKYHEFLDRLVEPVPINRWSHFSVERTLPSMIFGWMLNQWLYESGERLFFGDKVSNLMRALAAGNGRAQNLSINDKDDFQRLLRRSYGTDLWGDLPEAFEERLDRRANGALSQLENVQSDFASNALNPGPMTSLRDIDEPVPFKPHDDANRRLFNMMRNW, from the coding sequence ATGACGCTTGGATCTTACTTTACCGATGGATCCAAACATCTCAACGAGGACCCATCGGATCTTCCCACATGGGCTAGTGAAGCGTATCTTGACCGGGAGCGACTCGGTCAGTTCCTCACGGAGCGGGTTCTCCAGTGTGCGAGTGGGACCGGGACGAGAGACGGTGACGAGTTCGCGACGGCGGACCTCCCATCGGACCAGTTGTTCGCCGGCACGCTGGCACCGAGCGAGGAGGCAAACAACAGCGGGATGTCGGACAAGATGGCGGAAAAGCTCATCCCGTCGGCCCTTCAGGCGACGTTTCGCCTCCCAGACGTCCGTGGGAACACACTCACCGTGGAACTCTCCGGTCACGTGTACTGTCGTGTCTTCCCGACTCTGGAGCAACAGTTCGAGTCTGCGCACGTCAGTGTCTCCGAGGACGACGACGAACAGAGTTCCTCTGGTAGCTCGGAGGCTGAACTCCTCAAGGTGTACCGCCGTATTGAGTTCGGGAGCGACCCGATCACGATTGACCTGCCCTCCGAGGGGCAGATATCGGCACGGGAGGTAGTTTCCGGAGAAATCGAAGAGGCAGTCGTTGACGAACTGGTAGAGAAGCTTGAACAGCGAGTCCACGAGATCGACGAAGACCCGGACGAACCAACTGTGTGGCGGGCTGGTCGATCGCTGGGCGACCCATCGGCCATTGAGCTGAGTGACCTTCCAGGGGCACCCGCGGACGCGACACTTGAATATGATGAGTACTCTGGAAACTACCAACTCCCACCTAGCCTCCTGAGAGTCAAGGATGAACGAGAACAGCGCGAAGTGTTGACCACGGTCGTTGACCGGATCGTTGACCGTGCGGGTGGACCGTTCGTGCCACCGTGGGACGTCACGGTCGACTGTGAGTTCACTGAAGACGACGAAGACGTCCGCGGCGAGTTGACGGTCGAGAACTCGTCAAAACCGAACCCGGGAGACCTGGACGACGATCACCGGGACTACAGGAAGGGAGTCGACGTGTACGACACAACGTTGTTCGATGTTGAGGCGACGATTCGCGTAGCCGGTTGCGAGTTCATGGACTTTACGTTCGAACGGTTGGAAGAGGACTTCCGCTATGATCGACACCTCCCAGGTCACGGGACGAACTGCACGGTCACACGAGTTGACTCACAGACTTTGGAGACGTCGTACCTTCCCACGTACCGACAGGGCAGGTACGAGACCAGAGACCCGGAGAGTTTCGACCCACCACTGGACACGACGTTTGAGACGTTAACCGACGTTCGTGGTGATGGCTTGGAGGAGCTGGAGAACATCGCCGAGCGGATGTGGGAGTACGAGTCTCAGCGGTACGACGAGTGCTTCCGCGAGTACGAGGAACAGGGCGACTTCAGAGAGTCCGACCGGGAGGCGTTCGCCGAGGACCGCGAATCGTTCAGAGACGAGATCCGACGATTCGAACGCGGTATTGAGTGCCTCCAGTGGGACAAAACCGAGGGAGACGGGTACATCGTCGACGCCTTCGAAGCGATGAACCAGACGTTTATTGAGAAAGTGACCGGCGACGATGGGACGAAAGAATACAACTCTTGGCGTCTGTTCCAGCTGGTGTTCATCCTCCGAGTTCTCCCCGACATCGCCAGTCGAGAGTACGACGAGTGGAGCGACGTCCCCTGGCGAGATGGTGCCGACGCCGAGAACTTCTCTGGCGAACCGATGGAAGCGCTAGACCTCGTTGACATCCTGTGGTTTCCGACTGGTGGTGGGAAGACCGAGGCCTACCTCGGGTTGGCCATCTTCACTGCGTTCTTTGACCGCAAGCGTGGCAAGCGGTACGGTGTCAGCGCGTGGACCAGGTTCCCGCTTCGCCTGTTGTCACTCCAGCAGACCCAACGTATCACGGAACTGTTGACGAACGCCGAGATAATCCGGCTCCAGGACTCGGACATCAACGGGCCCGGATTCCTCCCGTTCAGCTTGGGGTACCTAGTCGGGTCAAAGAACACACCGAACAAGGTTAGTAACTACGCGAAGTATGGCGACGACGACGCGTATCTCTCGGAGTTTCACAAGTACACTGGAGGTGAGGAGAATGCCGACGACCGTGAAGAGATCAAGGTGATTCCGTCGTGTCCCGTCTGCGGGGCGGACGTCAAGATCCGCGCGACGGACGACCTCCGGCTGGCCCACGTGTGCACCAACGAGCCATCGGAGTGTGCGTACCAACAGCGACCCCGTGAGTCGGGAGACTACCAGATCTTCGCGCGCGACGAACTCCCGGTCCATATCGTCGACAACGAACTGTACCGGTACGCGCCGACGATGATCGTCGGGACGATCGACAAGATCACCGCAGTCGGGTACGAGCGCAAGTCGGCGCACGTATACGCCGGGAAGATGACGCACTGGTGTCCGGATCACGGATTCGCAAGTTTCGGTGAGTGTACGGAGAAGTACGGGTGCCAAGAGAACTACGGTGGAGACAACCCGAAAGACGGGTCTCACATGGAGCCGCTCTCAAAGACACCGTTCGGCGAACCGTACGACGCCGCACCCGGCCTCCAGATCCAAGACGAGTTGCACCTCTTAGAGGAGTCCCTCGGAACGTTCGACAGCCACTTTGAGACGTTCACCGACGCATTCCAACACTACAATGGCGAGCAGCGGACCAAGATCATCGGGGCGACCGCGACGATTGAAGAGTACGAGGATCAGGCTCGCGAACTCTATCTCCGGAAGGCAGAACGCTTCCCCGCACAAGGACCGAAGCTCGGTGAGAACTTCTACGCGACGACACAAGATTCGACGCGTAGGCAGTTCGCGGGGGTGATGCCGCACGGGGAAACCCACATCAACGCGGTCATCATGCTGAACTTCTATTACCTGCGGGAGTTTGAGCGCTTCCGGGAGTACGTTGAAGACGCGGATGACCCTGTCACCGAGATTGAGGAGTTGGGGTTCACGACGGTTGAGACGAACGACGACCTACTCAACCTGTTGGACGTGTATCAGACATGCCTGACGTATACTATCAGTAAGCGTGACAAGAACCGCTACCGGAACTCAATGGACGGACAGATCGCGGGGTACCTCCGAGAACTCGGGTTACCGGAACCGCGAATTGAGGAACTGACCGGTGACACGCCGTTTGACGAGGTCGAAACGATCCTCAACGGCTTGGAGGACCCACCGGCCGACCCGACGGAGCGGACCAACGTCATCGCCGCGACGAACATGATAAGTCATGGTGTTGACATTGACCGCTTCAACTTCATGGTGTTCTTCGGGATGCCTCGCCAGACGGCCGAGTATATCCAGTCGAGTTCCCGGGCCGGTCGGCGACACCCGGGATCCATCGTAATGTGCTTCAACCCCGCGAGAGAGCGAGACCAGAGCCACTACCACCTCTTCGAGAAGTATCACGAATTCCTCGACAGACTCGTCGAACCGGTCCCGATCAACCGGTGGAGCCACTTCAGCGTTGAGCGGACGCTCCCTAGTATGATTTTCGGGTGGATGCTGAACCAGTGGCTGTACGAGTCGGGTGAGCGACTGTTCTTCGGCGACAAAGTGAGTAACCTGATGCGTGCATTAGCCGCCGGCAACGGTCGTGCACAGAACCTCTCGATCAACGACAAGGACGACTTCCAGCGACTCTTGCGACGGTCCTATGGAACCGACCTCTGGGGCGACCTGCCCGAGGCGTTTGAGGAGCGACTAGACAGGCGGGCTAACGGAGCACTCAGTCAGCTTGAGAACGTCCAGTCAGACTTCGCGAGCAACGCCCTCAACCCGGGGCCGATGACCAGCCTCCGAGATATCGACGAACCGGTCCCATTCAAACCACACGACGACGCGAACCGGCGTCTATTCAACATGATGCGAAACTGGTGA
- a CDS encoding DNA cytosine methyltransferase — protein MKVAAVDLFCGAGGLSYGLQQAGISVVAGIDQDPDCKYPYEQNIDGKYVHADVHALAQDPEPIAQMYPWDADLKVLAACAPCQPYSTMGHSKGKGHEDHQKWGLLNQVSRIIKYVKPDVVVTENVLQVKKEDGVYDAFIESLKSQGYHVNSDENKNVYCPEYGIPQKRKRWVVMASKRGPLSLPDPPIQNEDDYPTVKDTIDHLPSIEAGEVSDENDVHRARSLSEKNLERIDNMKPGGDWTLWEEKDLNHLLADCHRKASGRSYKAPYSRMRPGEPSPTITTQFYNYGSGRFGHYDTDQNRALSILEGALLQTFPEDYDFYDEWEDVGVSNLGRMIGNAVPPKLGEYMGKAILSHVGAATPSVESTVADD, from the coding sequence ATGAAGGTAGCCGCAGTGGATCTGTTCTGCGGGGCCGGCGGACTCAGTTACGGCCTCCAGCAAGCCGGGATCTCGGTCGTCGCAGGGATTGATCAGGACCCAGACTGTAAGTACCCGTATGAACAGAATATAGACGGCAAATACGTACACGCGGACGTTCACGCATTGGCACAGGACCCTGAACCAATCGCACAGATGTATCCGTGGGATGCGGACCTAAAGGTCCTCGCAGCATGCGCGCCTTGTCAACCGTACTCCACAATGGGACACTCAAAGGGGAAGGGCCATGAGGATCATCAAAAATGGGGGCTGCTAAACCAGGTATCACGGATCATAAAGTACGTCAAACCGGACGTGGTTGTCACCGAAAACGTTCTTCAAGTAAAAAAAGAGGACGGCGTCTACGACGCATTCATTGAGAGCCTCAAATCCCAAGGTTACCACGTCAACAGCGACGAGAACAAGAACGTCTACTGTCCCGAATACGGGATACCACAAAAGCGGAAGCGGTGGGTAGTCATGGCGTCCAAGCGGGGGCCTCTCTCTTTGCCCGACCCCCCGATTCAGAATGAAGACGACTACCCGACGGTCAAAGACACGATTGATCACTTGCCATCAATCGAAGCAGGGGAAGTTAGTGACGAGAACGACGTGCATCGAGCACGTTCTCTCTCGGAAAAGAACCTGGAACGTATCGATAACATGAAACCCGGTGGAGATTGGACTCTCTGGGAAGAGAAAGACCTCAACCACCTCCTTGCAGACTGCCACCGGAAGGCGAGCGGACGGTCGTACAAGGCCCCCTACAGCCGGATGAGGCCCGGCGAACCCTCCCCGACGATCACGACGCAGTTTTACAATTACGGGAGTGGTCGCTTTGGACACTACGATACAGACCAAAATCGGGCACTCTCAATCCTTGAGGGAGCACTGCTTCAGACGTTCCCGGAAGACTACGACTTCTACGACGAGTGGGAAGACGTCGGCGTGTCAAATCTGGGCCGCATGATCGGTAATGCAGTACCTCCGAAGCTAGGCGAGTACATGGGGAAAGCAATCCTCTCGCATGTCGGTGCGGCAACGCCGTCTGTTGAGTCCACCGTCGCCGACGACTGA